Proteins co-encoded in one Sus scrofa isolate TJ Tabasco breed Duroc chromosome 14, Sscrofa11.1, whole genome shotgun sequence genomic window:
- the LOC110256649 gene encoding uncharacterized protein LOC110256649, producing the protein MGQTVTTPLSLTLDHWTEVKSRAHNLSVQVKKGPWQTFCVSEWPTFDVGWPSEGTFNSEIILAVKAIIFQTGPGSHPDQEPYILTWQDLAEDPPPWVKPWLNKPRKPGPRILALGEKNKHSAEKVKPSPHIYPEIEEPPAWPEPQSVPPPPYLAQGAARGPFAPPGAPAVEGPAAGTRSRRGATPERTDEIATLPLRTYGPPTPGGQLQPLQYWPFSSADLYNWKTNHPPFSEDPQRLTGLVESLMFSHQPTWDDCQQLLQTLFTTEERERILLEARKNVPGADGRPTRLQNEIDMGFPLTRPGWDYNTAEGRESLKIYRQALVAGLRGASRRPTNLAKVREVMQGPNEPPSVFLERLLEAFRRYTPFDPTSEAQKASVALAFIGQSALDIRKKLQRLEGLQEAELRDLVKEAEKVYYKRETEEEREQRKEREREEREERRNKRQEKNLTKILAAVVEGKSNTERERDFRKIRSGPRQSGNLGNRTPLDKDQCAYCKERGHWARNCPKKGNKGPRILALEEDKD; encoded by the coding sequence atgGGACAGACGGTGACGACCCCTCTTAGTTTGACTCTCGACCATTGGACTGAAGTTAAATCCAGGGCTCATAATTTGTCAGTTCAGGTTAAGAAGGGACCTTGGCAgactttctgtgtctctgaatgGCCGACATTCGATGTTGGATGGCCATCAGAGGGGACCTTTAATTCTGAGATTATCCTGGCtgttaaagcaattatttttcagactggACCCGGCTCTCATCCCGATCAGGAGCCCTATATCCTTACGTGGCAAGATTTGGCAGAGGATCCTCCGCCATGGGTTAAACCATGGCTGAATAAGCCAAGAAAGCCAGGTCCCCGAATTCtggctcttggagagaaaaacaaacactcggCTGAAAAAGTCAAGCCCTCTCCTCATATCTACCCCGAGATTGAGGAGCCACCGGCTTGGCCGGAACCCCaatctgttcccccacccccttatctGGCACAGGGTGCCGCGAGGGGACCCTTtgcccctcctggagctccgGCGGTGGAGGGACCTGCTGCAGGGACTCGGAGCCGGAGGGGCGCCACCCCGGAGCGGACAGACGAGATCGCGACATTACCGCTGCGCACGTACGGCCCTCCCACACCGGGGGGCCAATTGCAGCCCCTCCAGTattggcccttttcttctgcagatctctATAATTGGAAAACTAACCATCCCCCTTTCTCGGAGGATCCCCAACGCCTCACGGGGTTGGTGGAGTCCCTtatgttctctcaccagcctacttgggatgattgtcaacagctgctgcagacactcttCACAACCGAGGAGCGAGAGAGAATTCTATTAGAGGctagaaaaaatgttcctggggcCGACGGGCGACCCACGCGGTTGCAAAATGAGATTGACATGGGATTTCCCTTAACTCGCCCCGGTTGGGACTACAACACGGCTGAAGGTAGGGAGAGCTTGAAAATCTATCGCCAGGCTCTGGTGGCGGGTCTCCGGGGCGCCTCAAGACGGCCCACTAATTTGGCTAAGGTAAGAGAAGTGATGCAGGGACCGAATGAACCCCCCTCTGTTTTTCTTGAGAGGCTCTTGGAAGCCTTCAGGCGGTACACCCCTTTTGATCCCACCTCAGAGGCCCAAAAAGCCTCAGTGGCTTTGGCCTTTATAGGACAGTCAGCCTTGGATATTAGAAAGAAGCTTCAGAGACTGGAAGGGTTACAGGAGGCTGAGTTACGTGATctagtgaaggaggcagagaaagtatattacaaaagggagacagaagaagaaagggaacaaagaaaagagagagaaagagaggaaagggaggaaagacgtAATAAACGGCAAGAGAAGAATTTGACTAAGATCTTGGCTGCAGTGGTTGAAGGGAAAAGCAATacggaaagagagagagattttaggaaaattaggtcAGGCCCTAGACAGTCAGGGAACCTGGGCAATAGGACCCCACTCGACAAGGACCAATGTGCATATTGTAAAGAAAGAGGACACTGGGCAAGGAACTGCcccaagaagggaaacaaaggacCAAGGATCCTAGCTCTAGAAGAAGATAAAGATTAG